The uncultured Cohaesibacter sp. genomic sequence CGTCATTCTTGAACGAGACATATTCGACGAAGAGCCCCTCTTGCCGCATCCCGAGCCGCTCGCAAAGCCGTTGTGAAGGCAGATTGTGATCCTCGGCATAGGCATAGATACGACGGACCTCAGCAACGCCGAACAGATCCATAAAGAGCGCCCGGGCAGCCTCCAGTGCATAGCCCATCCCAAAATACGCCGGATTGAAATTCCATCCGACCGAGACCGTGTCCTCTTCACGATGCGCGAAAAGATCGCCGATCATCAGATCGCTGTCCTTTAGACACACAGCAATCTGCTCGTCAT encodes the following:
- a CDS encoding GNAT family protein — protein: MQPIETERLRLRNFCKHDAEALFAYLKSPVASCFLSLALSDMEAARADTTKRSKDDEQIAVCLKDSDLMIGDLFAHREEDTVSVGWNFNPAYFGMGYALEAARALFMDLFGVAEVRRIYAYAEDHNLPSQRLCERLGMRQEGLFVEYVSFKNDEAGKPIYENTMQYAILRWEWEAARTQ